Within Chelatococcus sp. HY11, the genomic segment TCGTAATTCTTGCCGGCAATAACGATGCGCACCGCCTTCATATGCATCTTGCTGTGGTCGCGGTGTCGGTTGCCGATGGCCGTGATGGCATCACCCACCTTTGCCGTGTTACCGGTGAAACCGGAACGAGCCGTTTGGCTCGGATTGCCGAGGTCAACCTGCCACACGGCACCATCCGCTGCCTTGACGTGCAGCATCGGATGTGGCGGCGCCATAGCGATCGACTGGATCTGGCCCTTCAGCTCAATCTGATCGCCATCGGCCCATGACCAGCCATGATGTGCAGCGGCTGGAACAATAACAGCCGCCACGGTCCCCACGACGGCGAGCCCCAGAAACACGCGCCTCTGTGCCAGTGATACCATGACCGCGTTCTCCCGCATTGCCTGTGGTCCGTGATCACCTGGTCCTGACCACCGCCCCAATATGCCCTGATACGGAAGAAGCTGTCTTCAAAAGCGCGTCATGCTAGCCCGCGATGCTATTCTTGCCGCTCTGATGCCGCCACGATGACGCGGTTTCTGCCAGCCGCTTTGGCGGCGTACAGGGCATTGTCGGCGACCAGCAGCAGGTGGTCGATGCCCGGGTGGCTCGATCGAGAAGATCCGCACCCTATCGACACGGTCGCCGCGACGGGGCGCCCATCCGCCAAAACAACGCGCTCGGACGCGAACAAGGTCCGAATTCGCTCGGCGATCCCAAGGGCTTCCTCGGCGGTACAGTCGGCCAGGACGATCGCGAATTCTTCCCCTCCCAACCGCCCGAAAATATCCGAGTTGCGCAGGCAGCCGGATCCGCAGCGGGCGAACGCGGCCAGGACCGTGTCACCAGCCGCATGCCCAAACGTATCGTTGATGCTTTTGAAGTGATCGATATCCGCCATCAGGACAGCTAACGGCCGTGCGTTGCGCGTCGATTCCGAAACAAGCGCGGATGCCTTGTCCCGGAAAGCACTCCGATTGAGAAGGCCGGTCAACTGGTCGTGCTCGGCCAACCGCTTGAGCCGATCAAGAAGCTCATTTCGCGTTGCCATGACGCTGGCAACTGTAATCGGCGCCAGCGCCATCAACATGACACCGATACGGATCGACATCAGAGCATGCTGCGCGTCGTTGTCGACGGCGATGGGAAGATACCCGTTTGAAATGGCGAGAAGAATCCAGAAGCTAAACAAGAATGTCAGCGCTGAGGTGACGAACAGACTATAGGTTAACGCGCACCATAGAAGCGCCGGCGCGGGAAAGGCCATGGCTCCCGGCCCGCCGACGAGCACCGAGGCAGCGGCAGAACCTATCAGCGCAAGGACAGGCCAGATCGAGGCCAGTCTAACATGCCTTGGAAAAGCCGACTTGCGTAAGCCCTGCCATGTTATATCGGGAAAGCTCAGCACAAGCGGTAGTATCGCCATGAAGTTGACGAGCTCGGTCGCGAACCAGAAAGTCCAGCCAGACGCGGCTCCCTTGCCGAACAAGATCGGATTAGCGACTGCACCTATGACACCAGCCGCTGCCGCCGCAATAGCCGTTATGACCACCAAATACATAACCGACAGCGGGCGACGGAGGCGTCTGTACTGCTCATCGAGCCGGGAAAACAGCGCAAACCCAACGCCGACGCCGAACAAATTCGCAGCTGAAAGTAGAAGTGTCGAAAGCAACGTACCGCCGGTTACAAGATCAGCGGCAACATATCCAAGCGCTGCCGCTATCCACCCCGAGGGTCTCGCCAAGCCCTGAAAACGCACCATCAAGCCGAGCAAGATAGCGTTTGCCGGCCAGAATGCCGCCAGATCTCCGACAGGACGCGTCAATATTCCGAAAAGCGAAGCAGCAAAAACGCCAGACAATACGACAATAGCCGCCCTTATATCCGCGGTCTTTGCCCCATCGAACTCCCTGCCTGGGCGAAGCCCTGGTGCGCGGGTTTGCATGACCTTGCGCCTCCAATGTCGTATCAGGCTACCGGAAAACTATAGTACGGCAAGTGGGATCTTGACTGCCGCATCTACGATCAGGCGCAACACTTGTGGCCTGCAACGTCGCCCTCCTCCCCGAAAATGGCCGGAGATGCCAGACTTCCGAAGACGACGTGAACGAAACATTCGCTTCCTTTTCGCGCGACGGCGGCTTGATGGTATCCCGTTATTCCACCGCAGCCATTGTATGTTAATAAGATATCCTGGAGGGACCACGGGTTTGAGGAGCCGCTTTTTTGGGGGACGGGATGGGGGCGATCGCGTTACATCAGCTTGCGGAAGGCAAGGAATGACCAGCTCCGATCAGCTGGATCATGAAGACAGCGCGCAGGCACGGCCGAGTCAGGACGGCGCGAGCGCCAACGCCCGCACCCGACAGGTTTTGGCCGCAAAGCTACAGCTGACGTCACTGGCGCTGAATTGCACGACACACAAGGAAATCTGTGCCCGATTTTCCGCCGCCAATGCACTGACAGCATTTACCCCACAAAATGCCTACAAGTGGTTTGCGGGGAAGGCGCTGCCTCGCCTGTCCAGCGTCTATTCCGACTGGGCCGTCGTTCTGGGGGGCCATCTCACGCCCACCTTCATCGCGGCCTCATCGTTCATTGAATTCGCCGAGGCCCTGAGCCGCTCGCACGCCTTGCCCGAAGGGGCGATCGGCCGGCTGTCCCCCGATGGCCCTCCACCGGAAATGCCTGAGATGGCGGACGAGCCAGGGACGCGCGCCCCATTGCCGGCCGAACACAAATCGCAATGGAAGGCCGACCGTGTCCTGGCGGGACGCTATCTGGCGATTTCTCCGGCGTGGTCGCCACTCGAAATGGGCCAATTGGTTGTGGGACATGTCGAGATCGGCCCGCTCGACAGGCATCGATCCAAATTCACCTATCGCGAGGACTTGTTTGGTCGCGCTTTCGTTCTATCGGGTGAAATGGTGACCGACGCGCGCTATGCGCAGGCCATTTTGCACGCGGATTTTGCGCGAAGAGTCTGGGTGCTCAATCTGCACCTGCCGCCGTTTCCAGCCAGCCTGCTTACAGGCTTGCTCAGCGGATCAGCCGTGCTCGACTTCGACGGACGGTTGTTGACGGGTCGCATGATGCTCATACGAGACTACAATGACAACGCCATCGGCACCCTTCCCACCTATGCCGCGCCGGACCCTGAGCTGATCGACGCGTGGCTGGCACGGCTCGGCTATCGGGAAGGCAAGGAACGGCTGACCTTCGCGAAAAACGCGATCGATTTCACGCTAGGCACCTGCGATGGGACCCTGATCGATGTCCCGCCCGAGGATCAGCGGGCATTGGGACTCGCCCTCGACAAGCTGGCGCCCCTCGAAGGGCGCCAGCGTTCCGCAAGCGACATTAAAATCTATTCGGCATCCGCGAAGGTCATCTAGCGACGGCGGAATGTCCCTGCACCGTCCTGATCGAGAAACTCGATGGTCATCGCTTCCACTGCGGTTCGGCCATTTGTGACGAACTCAACAGCGGACCGCGAGCCCCGGGGCGCGTCCTCACCGGAGATGGCAAAGGCGAATGTCGAGCCGTCCCAATGCTCGAGGCTATAGCGGCGCGCCTGGGGGCCAATGGTCAAAATCAACTTGCCGCCGTCCTCGGTGATCTGCACATCGCCAAAATAGTCGTTGGAATAGATGCCCGTATAAGCTGACAGCGCCTCCGCCGGTCTTGAAGCAGAGGGCTTGTCCTTGCCCACCAGACGGCCGACCGGCTTCGACATGCCCGCCATAGCCGCGCCATAGAGGGCATACCAGTCCTGGGTGACCCTGCCGAAGGTCACGAGATCAATGAATTCCATGGCCAAGGCTTCGGCCGCACCAACCGGCGCTGCGTTGGTCAGCACGATAATCCCGATATCGAGCGACGGCACCATTACATAATTGGTTCCCGCGCCGAGCGAAAAGGCGCCGGAATGGCTCAAGGTCGTGCGGCCAGATGCCTGAATGCCCGTTCCAAAGCCAAAGCCGTAGAGGCCCGGGCGGGCGGCGGGTGATTTGGGGTGGTCGCTGATGACTTGCGGCGAAATTGCCGGCAGCAGGGCGGCGGCCGGGATGAGCTGCTTGCCCTCGTATTGCCCGTTCTGCAGGACCAGCGCCATCCATCTGGCCATGTCGTTGGCTGACGCACTGACGCCTCCCGCCGGCGTCTGGGCATCGGGCTGGCGGACATAGAGCGCTTCATAGCCCCTGCTGGTTTTGACATGCCCGGCAGCCCGGTTCGGGCGCGCGGCGAAATCGGCATAACGCGAGCTGGTGGCTGCCATGCCAAGCGGCTGATAGACGAGCCTGGCCGACAGATCGGCCCAATCACCGCCGGCAGCGGCGGCCGCCGAGATGGCGGCCGTGGTGAGGCCGAAATTGGTGTAGGCATAGTCGTCACGGAAGGCGTGCAAAGGCAGGAAACGCAGCCGCTCGAGCACGGCCCGCTGATCAAAGCCGAGATCCTCCAGATCATCGCCCGCATGGTCCGGCAATCCGGAGCGATGCGCATAGAGATCTCCGATGGTCACATGCGCGCTGACCCATGGATCCGAGAGCGCGAACCACGGCAGATGCTTGACGACCGGTGTGTCCCAGGCGATCACGCCCTGCCCCACCAAGCTTGCCACAACAGTCGCGCCGACAGATTTCGAGAGGGAGGCGAGCTGAAACACCGTGTCCGCGTCGACAGGCGCTGTCTCACCCACCTTGCGCAGGCCGAAGCCCTTGGCATAGACGGTTTTTCCCCGGTGGACGACTGCGACTGACAGGCCTGGAATGCCGCTCCTGGTGAGGATTGCGCCCGCAAGTTCGTCCAATCTGACGACGGCACGATCGATCTGCTCCTCAGAGACGGGAAGAGCCGCGGCTTCGGATGGTGATGATCCGGCGGTCTCGGCCCGGAGAACAGCCGTAGACATAGAGGTCAACGATAGCGCCAAGGTGAGGACAGGCAGACCGAGCAAGCGAACGATCTTCAAACTCATGCTCGTCATCCTTGGCCGCACGACAGATGTCACTGCGTCGGGGCTGCCACGCAAATGATGGTGTCGCGATACGGCCAATGACGAGCACTTCTTTGGTTCGCTCATGCCCCCTCCCCCGCAATTCTCAAGTGGCGCCCGACATAATGCCCCGCAGGCTACCAGCGAAGCCGCCGGGCCGCCACAACCGCGCCGGGATGCCCGGCGGTTAAACGACCCAATCGTGGAGAAGCAGAAAATAGGAGTTCGAGGTCACCGCGACGCGGATCCGGCGGCAGCCGAATGGCTAAGGTTGCGCCAGAGCCCGCTTGTCATGCGCAGTGCTCAAGGAGGCCGCCGAGCGTGCTGCATAGGCTCGCCCGCTCTGCGATCCTAGATCTTGACAGCGAATATTATTGCGCGCATCAAATAATCGCCCTCGCTTGAGGCTGGAAGTATTATACGAATATACGAGACGGGCCGATCCAATCAGCGCTTGAGATGATCGGCAGAGTCCATATTTAGCAATATATCCCATACATTCTACAAAATGGAGTGGGCAGCGGTTGCTTTTGTGCGCCGTTGCACCGAGGCAAGATTATCTCTGGTCGCGCTTCACACCCAGCGACGACATGTCGGTCAACTGTATCAACCCTAACGATGTGTCCGCATGGGCAGTGACGTCGGCAAATGGGGAACCGCCATGGCAGATACGTATCCGAGCGAAGCGCAGATCCCGCAAGCGCCCCTGCGTCTCAAGAAGCGATGCTTCAAACTGGCCACAGCATTCGCCTCTCGGGCAATGCTCCTAGGCGCGACGGCGCTCATGTCCGCGGCGATCGTGTTGCCGGCGGCCGCGCAGGCTCCCTCGCCCGCGCCATCCGCGCCGGTGCAGCCCAATATCCTCGTCATCATGGGAGATGATGTCGGCTGGTTCAATATTGGCGCCTATCACCAGGGCATGATGTCCGGCCGAACGCCGAACCTCGACAGACTCGCTGCTGAGGGCCTGAGATTCACCGACTATTATGCCGAGGCGAGTTGCACCGCAGGCCGCGCCAATTTCATCACCGGAGAGCTACCGCTGCGCACGGGTTTGACCACCGTCGGGCAAGCGGGTGCCGATGTCGGAATGCCCGACCAGGCCGTGACGCTCGCCACTGTGCTGAAAGCGCAGGGCTACGCGACCGGTCAGTTCGGGAAGAACCATCTGGGCGACCTCAACAAGTATCTACCCACCTCGCATGGTTTCGATGAGTTCTTCGGCTATCTGTACCATCTCGACGCCATGTCGGATCCTTACTGGTTCGACTACCCCCAGGACTGGATCGACAAATACGGACCGCGCAATCTGGTCCGCAGTTATGCCACATCGGTGGATGATCCGACCGTGATGCCGCGCTGGGGGCGGGTCGGCAAACAGCGCATCGTCGACGAGGGGCCGCTGGCGCCCTTCCCGGACATGACGGGACGGCAGAATTGGCAGGAAGGTCGCAAAGCCAAATACAATATGGAGACTTTCGACGAAGTCCTGGTGCAGGCCAGCTCAAATTTCATGGACCAGGCCAAGAAAGATAACAAGCCGTTCTTCATATGGCATAACACGACGCGGATGCACGTCTTCACGTTCCTCCCGCCGAAGTATCAGGCCATGATGAACTACCAGTCCAACTACGGACTGGAAGAGGCGGGCATGGCGCAGATGGACGACAGCATCGGAGCCTTGCTGAAACACCTGCAGGATATCGGCGAAGCCGACAACACGATCGTGATCTTCACCACCGACAATGGCGCCGAGGTCTTCACCTGGCCAGACGGCGGCATGACGCCCTTCAGGGGGACCAAGGGCACGGTCTTCGAAGGTGGGTTCCGCGTGCCGGCCATTATCCGCTGGCCCGGCAAGGTAAAGCCCGGCACGGTTGAAAACGGCCTGTTCTCGGGTCTCGACTGGTTGCCGACGCTCGCGGCGGCGGCCGGCAATACAAACATCACCGAGCAATTGCTCCGGGGCGTCAAACTCGGCGACCGCACCTACAAGAACCATCTCGACGGTTACAATCAAATGGACCTGCTGCTCGGCAAGGGGCCGTCCGCGCGTCACGAGCTGTTCTACTTCGGCGGACCGCAGCTCGGGGCCATCCGCATCGATGACTTCAAGTTCCAGTTCTATCAACAGCCTTATGGCTGGCCTGGCGAGAAAGTCACGACGGACATGCCGACCATCGTCAATCTCCGCCAGGATCCGTTCGAGCGGACGCCATCGATCCGCGGCGAAAACCTGAACAATCTGGGCGGCGGCTATATGAATGATTTCTACGCGCGCGAATTCTGGCGCTTCGTGCTCGTGCAGCAGCGGGTCGCGCAGCTGGCGCAGACGGGGCTGGAATATCCCCCGATGCAGTCCCCCGCGTCCTTCAATCTCGAGGCCGTGAAGGCGAAGATCGACGAGGCGCTGCGGAACCGCGAAGGCCAATAGCGGCTATTGCGCCGGTGATTATCCTCACCGGCGCATGTCAGCCCAGGTCGGGCAGGTGCGGGCATGCGCCCGTCCGTCGCGCGGGGACAAGATAATTCGCCGCCGCTTTCCTTGACGCGGGAAGATCCGCTCGCACGCGGCCGGCAATCCACGCCGCCCCGTCAGGATCACCGCCTTGCGGCGCGATCAGGTGCTGCTGCGCGTGGCGCTCCAGCTTGGACCGCCGGCATCGCTCGCGCTTTCCATCCGCTCCCCGTTGACACGCCCCTTGTAAACCCGGCCATCGGCGGTGAAGGTGATCTCCACGCCATTCATCCTGGCGTCGGTCAGTGGCAGGCTCTTGCCATTCTGGATCAATTCGCCCGTCAACATCTGGAACTTCTGGTCGAGCTTGAGTTCCGCGTTGTCGAGCTTCCAGGTGCCCGCGACCTTGGCCGGCACGATCCACTTATGCGCATTGCAGAAGGACTGGCAATCGGCGCCGGATTCGAGGCTCTGGTCCGGCGTCCAGTCATCCATCATGAAGGTGTTGGAGACCACGCGCGTCCCAGGCTTCATTTCGAGGATGGTGGGACGCAGTCGCAGATTGAGCTCCGGCAGCAGGAAAAGCGTCAGCACGGTCGCATCCGAGAAGTCTGTCTCGAAGATATCAGCCTGGACGAAGGTCGCCTTGTCCTTGACCCCCTCGCTTTCAGCCGCGCGCTGCGACAGGGCGACCAGATCGGGATTGTACTCTATGCCGTGCGCGCGCAAGCCCCGCTTGGCCGCGGTGATCACCGTCCGCCCATCACCGGAGCCGAGATCGATGAGATAGTCATTCGGCGTTACCTCGGCCATATCCAGCATACGGTCAACGAGGGATTGATGGGTTGGCACCCAGACGACATCCTTACCGGCCTGTCCGGATTCAGGCTGATAGGTCGGCGTACCGGTCTGTGCCGGCTGGGCTGGCTGGGCCATGGCCACGCCAAGCGAGAGGATGGATGCTGCACATGCAGTCGCCAAAAGACGGATCGGCTTCATGGGACATTTTCCTTCGATAGGAGGGTGGTCAGGTCGTATCAGTCGACAGCGGGCGTTATCGCCGCATTGGGCGCATGGGATGGCCGGACCGCTGCCTTCCGGCCGTCCTCATCCCGCTGACGGCGGAAGAAGAGCAGGGGCGCGCCAGCGGCGACCGCCGCGAGCCCAACCAGCGCGCCATATCCCGTATAGGCGATGCTGGCATGCAGCATGTAGATGCATCCCGCGCAGAACAGCAGGGGCGTCACAGGGTAGAACGGCACCCGGAATGGCAGTTTGCGGTCAGGCTCGCGCCAGCGCAGGACCATCAGCGCCGCGCCTACCAGCAGCAGGAACCCCCAGAACACCGGCGCCGTATAATCCACCATGGTCTGGAAACCGTCACGGCTTGCGGAACCGAGCGCAACGAGCGCGAGGGCGACGATGCCCTGCAGGATGAGGCCATTGGCCGGCGTCCGCCCACGCCGGTCCCATTCGCCGACACGCGGCAGCAACGTCATGTCGCGCGCCATCGCGAAATAGACGCGCGCGCCGGTAAAGATCGTGGCATTCAGGGTGGAGAGCGCGGCCGCGATGATCGCGATGCTGACAATCAAAGCCCCGCCCTCGCCAGCGACCGCCCGCATCATATCGGCCGCGACCGCATTCGACTGACGCAGGCCCTCAAGGCCAAGAATGCTCAGCAGCGCCGCGTTGGCGAGCATATAGATGCTCACGAGGACGGCTGTGCCGATGAGCAACACCCGAGGCACATTACGCGGTGCATCGCGCAACTCGCCCGAAAGATAGGCCGCCT encodes:
- a CDS encoding DUF6152 family protein, giving the protein MVSLAQRRVFLGLAVVGTVAAVIVPAAAHHGWSWADGDQIELKGQIQSIAMAPPHPMLHVKAADGAVWQVDLGNPSQTARSGFTGNTAKVGDAITAIGNRHRDHSKMHMKAVRIVIAGKNYDMYPERIQTN
- a CDS encoding GGDEF domain-containing protein; the protein is MQTRAPGLRPGREFDGAKTADIRAAIVVLSGVFAASLFGILTRPVGDLAAFWPANAILLGLMVRFQGLARPSGWIAAALGYVAADLVTGGTLLSTLLLSAANLFGVGVGFALFSRLDEQYRRLRRPLSVMYLVVITAIAAAAAGVIGAVANPILFGKGAASGWTFWFATELVNFMAILPLVLSFPDITWQGLRKSAFPRHVRLASIWPVLALIGSAAASVLVGGPGAMAFPAPALLWCALTYSLFVTSALTFLFSFWILLAISNGYLPIAVDNDAQHALMSIRIGVMLMALAPITVASVMATRNELLDRLKRLAEHDQLTGLLNRSAFRDKASALVSESTRNARPLAVLMADIDHFKSINDTFGHAAGDTVLAAFARCGSGCLRNSDIFGRLGGEEFAIVLADCTAEEALGIAERIRTLFASERVVLADGRPVAATVSIGCGSSRSSHPGIDHLLLVADNALYAAKAAGRNRVIVAASERQE
- a CDS encoding serine hydrolase — translated: MSLKIVRLLGLPVLTLALSLTSMSTAVLRAETAGSSPSEAAALPVSEEQIDRAVVRLDELAGAILTRSGIPGLSVAVVHRGKTVYAKGFGLRKVGETAPVDADTVFQLASLSKSVGATVVASLVGQGVIAWDTPVVKHLPWFALSDPWVSAHVTIGDLYAHRSGLPDHAGDDLEDLGFDQRAVLERLRFLPLHAFRDDYAYTNFGLTTAAISAAAAAGGDWADLSARLVYQPLGMAATSSRYADFAARPNRAAGHVKTSRGYEALYVRQPDAQTPAGGVSASANDMARWMALVLQNGQYEGKQLIPAAALLPAISPQVISDHPKSPAARPGLYGFGFGTGIQASGRTTLSHSGAFSLGAGTNYVMVPSLDIGIIVLTNAAPVGAAEALAMEFIDLVTFGRVTQDWYALYGAAMAGMSKPVGRLVGKDKPSASRPAEALSAYTGIYSNDYFGDVQITEDGGKLILTIGPQARRYSLEHWDGSTFAFAISGEDAPRGSRSAVEFVTNGRTAVEAMTIEFLDQDGAGTFRRR
- a CDS encoding arylsulfatase; translation: MSAAIVLPAAAQAPSPAPSAPVQPNILVIMGDDVGWFNIGAYHQGMMSGRTPNLDRLAAEGLRFTDYYAEASCTAGRANFITGELPLRTGLTTVGQAGADVGMPDQAVTLATVLKAQGYATGQFGKNHLGDLNKYLPTSHGFDEFFGYLYHLDAMSDPYWFDYPQDWIDKYGPRNLVRSYATSVDDPTVMPRWGRVGKQRIVDEGPLAPFPDMTGRQNWQEGRKAKYNMETFDEVLVQASSNFMDQAKKDNKPFFIWHNTTRMHVFTFLPPKYQAMMNYQSNYGLEEAGMAQMDDSIGALLKHLQDIGEADNTIVIFTTDNGAEVFTWPDGGMTPFRGTKGTVFEGGFRVPAIIRWPGKVKPGTVENGLFSGLDWLPTLAAAAGNTNITEQLLRGVKLGDRTYKNHLDGYNQMDLLLGKGPSARHELFYFGGPQLGAIRIDDFKFQFYQQPYGWPGEKVTTDMPTIVNLRQDPFERTPSIRGENLNNLGGGYMNDFYAREFWRFVLVQQRVAQLAQTGLEYPPMQSPASFNLEAVKAKIDEALRNREGQ
- a CDS encoding class I SAM-dependent methyltransferase, translating into MKPIRLLATACAASILSLGVAMAQPAQPAQTGTPTYQPESGQAGKDVVWVPTHQSLVDRMLDMAEVTPNDYLIDLGSGDGRTVITAAKRGLRAHGIEYNPDLVALSQRAAESEGVKDKATFVQADIFETDFSDATVLTLFLLPELNLRLRPTILEMKPGTRVVSNTFMMDDWTPDQSLESGADCQSFCNAHKWIVPAKVAGTWKLDNAELKLDQKFQMLTGELIQNGKSLPLTDARMNGVEITFTADGRVYKGRVNGERMESASDAGGPSWSATRSST
- a CDS encoding amino acid permease, with the translated sequence MPPKSHSEPQESLTVFDAVTILVGIVVGIGIFRTPSLVAGNVDTEFAFLAVWLVGGIVTLIGALCYAELAAAHPHAGGEYHFLSRAYGRPVAMLFGWARGSVIQTGAIAAVAFVFGDYAAQVLPLGPHGVAIYAALAVIAVTGLNVIGTLQSKRLQIAVTFLELGCIAVIILAAFLWGGDAPPVTESASPSAGALGLAMIFVLLTYGGWNEAAYLSGELRDAPRNVPRVLLIGTAVLVSIYMLANAALLSILGLEGLRQSNAVAADMMRAVAGEGGALIVSIAIIAAALSTLNATIFTGARVYFAMARDMTLLPRVGEWDRRGRTPANGLILQGIVALALVALGSASRDGFQTMVDYTAPVFWGFLLLVGAALMVLRWREPDRKLPFRVPFYPVTPLLFCAGCIYMLHASIAYTGYGALVGLAAVAAGAPLLFFRRQRDEDGRKAAVRPSHAPNAAITPAVD